From Drosophila nasuta strain 15112-1781.00 chromosome X, ASM2355853v1, whole genome shotgun sequence, one genomic window encodes:
- the LOC132796838 gene encoding cell division cycle protein 20 homolog has translation MSQFNFVSDLQNALVMDGDTRGPAPRWKKKLEASMNGSANTTRSVLSVSVSYNTSFSGVQASTKTPGKNSEAKAKKSMTTPSKTPGGGDRFIPNRAATNFELAHYLVKKDDENDEQPTGSNNDNNVQASAAKSDHQKLITEAAQVSGDNAKSGRILCYQSKAPAAPESHTNPLKVVYSLKTPISTKSGSRYIPTTSERILDAPDFINNYYLNLMDWSGDNIVAVALGNCVYLWNAATGNIEQLNKYEEGDYACALSWIQEGQTLAIGHSTGAVELWDCSKVKRLRVMDGHGGRVGSLAWNSYLVSSGSRDGTIIHHDVRSREHKLSSLNGHAQEVCGLKWSTDFKYLASGGNDNLVNVWPLGSSGVGTAQEPLHKFTEHQAAVRALAWCPWQTNTLASGGGTADRCIKFWNVHNGSLIKSVDSKSQVCSLLFSRHYKELISAHGFANNQLTIWKYPTMVKQADLTGHTSRVLQMAMSPDGSTVISAGADETLRLWNCFAPDPMAAKKLASNVNSNVKKSVFHQSLR, from the coding sequence ATGTCGCAATTTAACTTTGTGAGTGACCTGCAAAATGCCCTAGTGATGGACGGGGACACGCGTGGTCCTGCGCCCCGCTGGAAAAAGAAGCTGGAGGCGTCCATGAATGGAAGTGCAAACACCACACGTTCTGTgctctccgtctccgtctcctaTAACACTAGTTTCTCCGGCGTCCAGGCGTCGACAAAGACGCCCGGCAAGAACTCtgaagccaaagcaaaaaaatcCATGACAACGCCATCCAAGACACCTGGAGGCGGCGATCGTTTCATTCCCAATCGAGCGGCAACCAACTTTGAGCTCGCGCACTATCTGGTGAAAAAGGATGATGAGAACGATGAGCAACCCAcgggcagcaacaacgataacaatgTACAGGCATCGGCGGCCAAGAGTGATCACCAGAAGCTTATTACAGAAGCAGCGCAAGTGAGTGGAGACAACGCCAAGAGTGGACGCATTTTGTGCTATCAGAGCAAAGCACCTGCTGCGCCTGAATCGCACACAAATCCTCTAAAGGTTGTCTATTCTCTGAAGACGCCCATATCGACCAAGAGCGGATCACGTTACATTCCAACCACCTCGGAGCGCATACTTGATGCTCCCGATTTTATCAACAACTACTATCTCAATCTGATGGACTGGAGCGGCGATAATATTGTGGCCGTCGCTTTGGGCAATTGTGTATATCTGTGGAATGCTGCCACTGGAAATATTGAGCAGCTCAACAAGTACGAGGAGGGCGACTACGCATGCGCGCTCTCCTGGATCCAGGAAGGTCAGACACTGGCTATTGGCCACAGCACTGGTGCCGTCGAGTTGTGGGACTGCTCCAAAGTAAAGCGTCTGCGTGTGATGGACGGTCATGGTGGTCGAGTTGGCTCCTTAGCATGGAACTCGTATCTAGTGTCGTCGGGCAGCCGTGACGGCACCATTATCCATCATGATGTGCGCTCACGAGAGCACAAACTATCTTCATTGAATGGCCATGCCCAGGAAGTGTGCGGGCTCAAGTGGTCCACCGACTTCAAGTATTTGGCCAGTGGTGGCAACGATAATCTGGTTAATGTCTGGCCGCTGGGCAGCAGTGGAGTGGGCACTGCACAGGAGCCACTCCATAAATTCACGGAGCATCAGGCGGCTGTGCGCGCTTTAGCCTGGTGTCCTTGGCAAACGAATACTCTGGCTTCGGGAGGTGGCACTGCGGATCGTTGCATTAAGTTTTGGAATGTGCACAATGGTTCGCTTATTAAGTCTGTGGACTCCAAATCGCAAGTGTGCTCGCTGCTCTTCTCGCGCCACTACAAGGAGCTGATTTCGGCACATGGGTTTGCCAACAATCAACTGACTATCTGGAAGTATCCAACGATGGTGAAGCAGGCGGATCTAACCGGACACACGTCGCGTGTGCTCCAAATGGCCATGTCCCCGGATGGCAGCACAGTGATTAGTGCTGGCGCGGATGAAACGCTGCGTCTATGGAATTGCTTTGCACCCGATCCAATGGCGGCCAAGAAGCTGGCCAGCAATGTGAACAGCAATGTCAAGAAGAGCGTTTTCCATCAGAGTCTGCGTTAG